CACCTCCAGGCCGTGGCGGACGGCGTGCGCGACCGCGGCGGCGACGACGAGCAGATCGCCGCGGCCTGGCTGCACGACGCCGTCGAGGACGACGCCCTCTCCGAGGACTGGCTGCACGAGGCCGCGCTCACCCGGCGCACCAAGGACATCGTGCTGGCGCTCACCAAACGCGAGGGGGAGCCCCCGCAGGCGTACGCGGAACGCATCCGCACCACCTCGGGCGCCCTCCTGGTCAAGGTGTCCGACCTCGCGCACAACGCCGACCCGGGCCGGCTCGCCGTCCTCGACGAGCACACCCGCGCCCGGCTGACGAAGAAGTACGCGACGATGCGCGCGCTGCTGGGACTCGCTCCCTGAGCATCCCCGTCCCCGAGCACCCCGGACAGCGGTGTGCGGGCCGGGAAGACCCGGCCCGCACAAGGCAGTTCTTCGGTTTTCGGCGGTCCCCGGCAGGGGCTACGCCTTCACCCGCGCCCGGTCGCGGGCCAGTTCCGTCGCGTCCCGCTTGAACGCCCAGTCCATTCTGGGCTCCATCGAGAAGCGGAAGATCCGCCGGACCGGCGCGGTGCACAGCACGGTGACGGCCGCGCCGAAGGCGAGCGTCACGGCGATCTCGCCGAGCGGCGTGTGCAGCCAGGGGTGGTCGAACCAGCCCCAGAAGTCGCCGGCCTTCACCAGGAAGCCGTGCAGCAGGTAGCCGTACAGCGTGCCCGCGCCGAGCGCCGTGAACCAGAACGTGCGGCGCGGCACCCAGGAGAAGAAGCACGCGGTGAGCACCAGCGAGCAGCCGAAGAGGGCGAGCGTCATGACCGCGCCGGCCCACCACGGGGCGCCGAGGTCCTGCGCGGCGTCACGGTGGTAGAACCACGCCGTGTTCATCCGCGGCACCGCCCACCAGCCGACGGCCAGCGCTGCGGCGAAGACCGGCACCGACAGGATGCGGATCTCGCGGCGCCGCACGAGCTGGAAGTGCTCGGGCTTCATGATCAGGCCCATGACGAAGAACGGCAGGAACTGCAGGACCCGCTGCAGGTCCAGTTCGGCCCCTATGTCGGGCGAGACCGACGCGAGTACGGCGATGACGAGCGCGAGCGGCAGCGGCCAGCGCACGACCTTCCACAGCGGGGTGGTCAGCCGCCAGATGAAGAGGGCGACCAGGAACCAGGTGAGGTACCAGGGGTCGAGCAGGCTGATCGGGTGGCCCGGGTCCGGCGCGGCCCAGCGCTTGAAGAGGGAGTACGCGGTTTCGAAGAGCACATACGGCACGGCGACACCGGTGACCAGCCGCTTGAGCCGGTCGGGGCGCATGTCGAAACTGCGCGAGAAGTAGCCGGAGATGATGATGAAGGCCGGCATGTGGAAGGCGTACACGACGGTGTACAGCGCTTCGAGGATCCGGCTGTCGTCCTTCAGGGGCTCCCAGGCGTGCCCCATGGCCACCAGCACGATGGCCAGGTACTTGGCGTTGTCGAAGAACGCGTCACGCTGCTTGCCGGGCTTGCCGCCCGGTGCCGCGGCGGCATCGCCGGCCGCGTGCGGGGTCTTCGGGTTCTGCGGTGAGCGCGGACTCGGCACTCCGTCGGCCGGCTGTTGTGCCGGGGGGAGCGGCGCTCGGTGTTGGCCGTACGGTCGGAGCGAGTTCGTCACAGACCCTCCCACCAGGAACTCGGGGAGAGGATCCGGGACCTCGCTGCTGATGCGGGGGACGGGGCAGCGTGGAACATCTGAGGCACCCTAGCGTTGTCTGTGCGTCTTCGTAAAACCCTCGACGTCATTCCTGCTTATTGCCTGCGAGTACCCCGGATTCAGTGAAGTCCGCGTGCCCGTCCGTAAGTGGATGTGTCGACACGGTCAACTCCCTTATCTGGCCCTTCTGTCCGCTTTCATCCTGACTAAATGGTGCATAACGTCTGCGGGCGACTCTGGTGAAATGTCCGGTTCATTGGTCTTTAGTAACCCACTTGAAGAGTCTTCGATGTGCCTGTGGCAACAATTCGAATTGCCTGCGAACACGATGTGTGGACATGGAAACGTTCCCTCTGAATTTCTCATGAAGAGGGCACCTCTAATTGCTGTACGGTGCCCGGCAGTTCACGCCCCGGACGGCCGCGACGTGCGGGCCCTCCCGCAGGTTGGTGGCCGACGATGCCTCACCCGCCGCATACGCAGGCCGTGTTGGTGGCACGATGGTTCTGGCGGGGGTGTGCGGGGTTGCACCTCCGGGCCGGGAGAGCGGACCGACCGTAGGGTGTGATCAGTTGTGGCCATTTCGCTGTCAGTGGTGCTGCTGTTGGCGATCATCCTGGTGGTGTTGATACGAGGAGGATCGATCAAGGCGGGGCCTGCCGTCGTCGCGGTGCTCTTCGGGTTCTTCCTCGCATCGACGGGTATGGCTCCGTCCATCCAACGGTTCCTCGACTCGATAGCGGAGACCATCAACTCGATCAGCTTCTGAGGGCTTGCGGCGGCTCCTGACGGCTCCTGAGTGAGGGGCGTATACGCTCGTTGCCCGGCGTCGGGGGATTCGGGACGGGGGCGTACGAGGATGGGGCTGCGCGATTCGGATCCGTCGGAGGTGGGCGGCTACCGCATCGAGGACCGCCTCGGATCCGGCGGCATGGGCATCGTCTATCTCGCCCGCTCCGCCTCCGGACGCCCGCTGGCGGTCAAGGTCGTGCACGGGCAGTACGCCGACGACGACGAGTTCCGTATCCGCTTCAACCGTGAGGTGGCCGCCGCCCGTCAGGTGAGCGGCGCCTTCACCGCCCCCGTCGTGGACGCCGACGCCGACGCGCCGCGCCCCTGGATGGCCACGCTCTACATACCGGGCCAGAACCTCGGCACCCGCATACGCGACCACGGGCCGCTGGCCCTGAACCCGCTGCGCGATCTCGCCGCGGGGCTGGCCGAGGCGCTGCGCGACATCCACCGTGCAGGAGTGGTCCACCGCGACCTGAAACCGGCCAATGTCATGCTCGCCGACGACGGCCCCCGCGTCATCGACTTCGGGATCTCGCGGGCCGCGGAGTTCGGCGTCGCCGACGCACTCACCCAGACCGGGCGCGTGATGGGCACCCCGCCCTTCATGTCCCCCGAGCAGTTCTCCTCCCCGCACGAGGTGGGCCCGGCCGCCGACATCTTCTCCCTCGGCGCGGTCGTCACCTTCGCCGCCACCGGGCGTGGCCCCTTCGACAGCCCCAGCCCCTACGAGACCGCCATCCGGGTCGTCGACGGCGACCCCCAACTCGACGGCCTGCCCGGCGAGTTGCGCCCCTTCGTCGAGCTGTGCCTGCAGAAGCACCCCAAGTCCCGGCCGACCCCGGACGAACTCCTCGCCCTGCTGAGCCACGGCACCCGCCCCGCACCCCGCCCCGCCCCCGACGCCCCCACCCTCGTCGACGCGCCCGTACGCCTCCGCCGCCCCCGGCGCCGGCTCCTGATCGGCGCCTCCGTGGGCGCCCTGCTGCTCGCCGCCACGGCCTCGGTCGCGGTCGTACGGCTCGGCGGCGACGACCCCGTCCGCAGCGACCTGCCGGCCGGCTGGCAGGCGTGGCACGCGAAGGCGAAGGACTCCGCGGATGGCTCCGGCGCGTTCAGCAACTGCGGCGCAGTCGGTACGTCCCTGGTCTGCGCCGGGGACGACGTCAAGGCCGCCCGCTTCTCGCTGGCCACCGGCAAGGGCGCCTGGGCCCTGCCGGTCGACTCCACCCCCGACGACTCGAGCAGCAACGAGGGCTCGGTCCTCGGCAGCCACGCCGGCCGCGTCTACGTCTATGCCAACGACGAGGCCGGCGAGGACAAGGACGGCATGACGCTCGCCCACTACTCGGTCCAGTCCCTGAACCCCGTCACCGGCAAGGCGGTCTGGAAGACGCGTACGGGCGACGGCGGCAACGCGAGCGCCCCCGACCTCGGCCAGGGCGGCGCCGTGGCCCTCCCGGAGGGCATCGTGACCGTCTTCGGGGACAACGCGCGGTCGTACGCCCTGCTGGACGCCGACACCGGCAAGGTCCGCTGGAAGCAGCCCATGCCCGCGGCCGGGCAGTACTGCGTCCTCGGCGCCGCCGCGCAGCGCGCCTACCTCCTCTGCCAGAC
Above is a genomic segment from Streptomyces sp. R21 containing:
- a CDS encoding serine/threonine-protein kinase, which encodes MGLRDSDPSEVGGYRIEDRLGSGGMGIVYLARSASGRPLAVKVVHGQYADDDEFRIRFNREVAAARQVSGAFTAPVVDADADAPRPWMATLYIPGQNLGTRIRDHGPLALNPLRDLAAGLAEALRDIHRAGVVHRDLKPANVMLADDGPRVIDFGISRAAEFGVADALTQTGRVMGTPPFMSPEQFSSPHEVGPAADIFSLGAVVTFAATGRGPFDSPSPYETAIRVVDGDPQLDGLPGELRPFVELCLQKHPKSRPTPDELLALLSHGTRPAPRPAPDAPTLVDAPVRLRRPRRRLLIGASVGALLLAATASVAVVRLGGDDPVRSDLPAGWQAWHAKAKDSADGSGAFSNCGAVGTSLVCAGDDVKAARFSLATGKGAWALPVDSTPDDSSSNEGSVLGSHAGRVYVYANDEAGEDKDGMTLAHYSVQSLNPVTGKAVWKTRTGDGGNASAPDLGQGGAVALPEGIVTVFGDNARSYALLDADTGKVRWKQPMPAAGQYCVLGAAAQRAYLLCQTEKMDKTSVYALDTATGKRRWSVTPKGSLGFLGQDQGRLILAPADGEAAFRDLTTVDVTTHRLLRIPLTRSQPTGADLHLVRGTLYFTLGNGSVRAVSPRTGRQTWESNSTVENPGPPLATATHLYVASPSGRLAALNLRTGKVDATRPGRNDTSSMPMSDRGAPLLREGDALYVPYGVRSVYTVDLRHLQDAT
- a CDS encoding acyltransferase family protein: MTNSLRPYGQHRAPLPPAQQPADGVPSPRSPQNPKTPHAAGDAAAAPGGKPGKQRDAFFDNAKYLAIVLVAMGHAWEPLKDDSRILEALYTVVYAFHMPAFIIISGYFSRSFDMRPDRLKRLVTGVAVPYVLFETAYSLFKRWAAPDPGHPISLLDPWYLTWFLVALFIWRLTTPLWKVVRWPLPLALVIAVLASVSPDIGAELDLQRVLQFLPFFVMGLIMKPEHFQLVRRREIRILSVPVFAAALAVGWWAVPRMNTAWFYHRDAAQDLGAPWWAGAVMTLALFGCSLVLTACFFSWVPRRTFWFTALGAGTLYGYLLHGFLVKAGDFWGWFDHPWLHTPLGEIAVTLAFGAAVTVLCTAPVRRIFRFSMEPRMDWAFKRDATELARDRARVKA
- a CDS encoding HD domain-containing protein, whose translation is MTPTFLTLAEVEDLARAAHAGQTDKAGRPYAEHLQAVADGVRDRGGDDEQIAAAWLHDAVEDDALSEDWLHEAALTRRTKDIVLALTKREGEPPQAYAERIRTTSGALLVKVSDLAHNADPGRLAVLDEHTRARLTKKYATMRALLGLAP